Proteins encoded by one window of Perca fluviatilis chromosome 13, GENO_Pfluv_1.0, whole genome shotgun sequence:
- the dpm3 gene encoding dolichol-phosphate mannosyltransferase subunit 3 codes for MTKLVEWLFGVSVVGAAWALVSFDLLDLSLPQTYREVAWPMPLYLLVSFGCYSLATVGYRVATFNDCDEAAKELQGQIKEAKEDLRKKGLKM; via the coding sequence ATGACAAAACTTGTGGAGTGGCTGTTCGGTGTGTCGGTGGTGGGCGCAGCCTGGGCTTTGGTCTCTTTCGACCTGTTGGACCTGAGCCTGCCGCAGACTTACAGAGAGGTCGCCTGGCCGATGCCTCTGTACCTGCTGGTTTCATTTGGCTGCTACTCCCTGGCCACGGTGGGATACAGGGTGGCCACCTTTAATGACTGCGACGAGGCGGCAAAAGAGCTGCAGGGGCAGATAAAAGAAGCCAAAGAGGACTTAAGGAAAAAGGGATTAAAGATGTAG